The following are from one region of the Epinephelus fuscoguttatus linkage group LG11, E.fuscoguttatus.final_Chr_v1 genome:
- the LOC125897327 gene encoding serine protease 23-like: MGASRFLCVLLCAATLTLPGIFGKNENSKVYRWTRQSLPLLLDTHTEPLNVPLFRGQEEDEEGGGAKTLCGIECQSSLPPVDQDEQERILGYETMYENGTRTHTDISLWGFNTTSAGAPARPPARTRRKRRVYGADGRFVISDSHFITNYPFSTAVRLSSGCSGVLVSHKHVLTAARCIHDGKDYLESARRLRVGVLQLKSKRRRGGRRRGGQRMGGRRGEDEEQVIEEGEEQNSIDGDVGRGRKGGKGRRRRGRREGEEGAADHGNMGESERKGKRRRRIRRSEPRKQPVFRWTRVKQTQIPQGWIQTKSSTNSVSPDYDYALLELKRPLKQKYMELGVAPSASLPARIHFSGYDADKSLLDGRGDEKVVYRFCSVANESEDLMYQHCDAQPGATGAGVYVRLRQEVGEEGRKGKWQRRVIGVFSGHRWVEADGGEQRDFNVAVRITPPKYAQICHWIHGDPHLCKEV; this comes from the coding sequence ATGGGAGCCAGTCGCTTCCTGTGTGTGCTGCTCTGCGCAGCAACTCTGACACTTCCTGGAATTTTTGGTAAAAATGAGAACAGCAAGGTGTACAGGTGGACCAGGCAGAGCCTCCCGCTGctgctggacacacacactgagcctttGAATGTGCCTTTGTTCAGAgggcaggaggaggatgaggagggaggaggagcgAAGACACTCTGTGGAATAGAGTGTCAAAGCAGCCTACCACCTGTAGACCAGGATGAGCAAGAGAGGATTCTGGGATACGAGACAATGTATGAGAACGGgacacgcacgcacacagatATCAGTTTGTGGGGTTTCAACACGACGTCTGCAGGAGCACCGGCCCGCCCACCAGCTCGCACCCGCAGGAAACGACGGGTTTATGGAGCAGATGGACGCTTTGTGATCTCTGACTCGCACTTCATCACCAACTACCCTTTCTCCACCGCTGTTCGTCTCTCCTCAGGCTGCTCCGGAGTCCTGGTATCCCACAAACATGTGCTAACAGCAGCACGCTGCATCCATGATGGGAAGGACTACCTAGAGAGTGCCAGGAGGCTGCGAGTAGGGGTGCTGCAGCTCAAGagtaagagaagaagaggggGTAGAAGGAGAGGAGGGCAGCGGATgggtgggaggagaggagaggatgaggagcaGGTGATAGAGGAAGGTGAGGAGCAGAATAGTATAGATGGAGATGTGGgaagagggagaaagggaggCAAAGGCAGGAGgcgcagaggaagaagagagggtGAGGAGGGTGCAGCTGATCATGGGAATATGGGTGAGtcagagagaaaagggaaaCGAAGACGCCGTATACGACGTAGCGAACCCAGGAAGCAGCCTGTCTTCCGTTGGACACGAGTCAAACAAACCCAAATCCCCCAAGGATGGATCCAAACCAAGAGCTCCACCAACTCAGTGTCCCCTGACTACGACTACGCCCTCCTGGAGCTGAAACGACCCCTCAAGCAAAAGTACATGGAGCTGGGAGTGGCGCCCTCCGCCTCCCTCCCAGCACGGATCCACTTCTCAGGCTACGATGCTGACAAAAGCCTGCTGGACGGGCGCGGAGACGAGAAGGTGGTTTATCGGTTTTGTTCAGTGGCAAACGAGTCAGAGGATTTGATGTACCAGCACTGTGACGCACAGCCGGGCGCCACAGGCGCAGGCGTTTATGTTCGTCTGAGACAGGAAGTGGGAGAGGAAGGCAGGAAAGGGAAGTGGCAGCGGAGGGTGATTGGGGTGTTTTCAGGCCATCGATGGGTGGAGGCGGATGGGGGCGAGCAGAGggactttaatgttgcagtgaGGATTACTCCACCTAAATACGCTCAGATCTGTCACTGGATCCATGGAGATCCACATCTCTGCAAAGAGGTTTGA